A genome region from Hydrogenoanaerobacterium saccharovorans includes the following:
- a CDS encoding IS3 family transposase has protein sequence MAKYEPERKSLRQCSNEIFLPHIKKEHVEGANYGKPQQARLDIFKYIETYCNTKRIHSSLSWLSPLQLSSSAV, from the coding sequence TTGGCAAAGTACGAGCCGGAAAGGAAATCCTTACGACAATGCAGTAATGAAATCTTTTTACCGCACATTAAAAAAGAGCACGTTGAGGGTGCCAATTATGGCAAGCCCCAACAAGCTCGGCTGGATATTTTCAAGTATATTGAAACTTATTGCAACACCAAACGGATTCATTCTTCTCTAAGCTGGCTGAGCCCCCTGCAATTGAGCTCCTCTGCAGTTTGA
- a CDS encoding LL-diaminopimelate aminotransferase, which translates to MKINKNYLNLQDSYLFSTIAKKVAQYQEANPDKKPIRLGIGDVTLPLAPAVVAAMQAAVAQMSCKATFRGYGPEQGYDFLREAIAGYYASHGVAVDAGDVFVSDGAKSDLGNILGLFDVDNTVLIPDPVYPVYVDTNVMAGRKILYMDANAENCFLPLPEDNVKADIIYLCSPNNPTGAVYNHEQLGAWVDYALKNNAVILFDAAYEAFVQDQTLPRSIYEIDGAKQCAIEFCSFSKTAGFTGTRCGYTIVPSELIFEDVQLRKFWLRRQTTKFNGVPYIVQCGAQAVFSEAGQRQIKANIAVYQENAKIIADALKEMNVWFTGGENSPYIWLKCPSGMTSWEFFDKLLNECSVVGTPGSGFGENGEGFFRLTAFGDKAATEIAMKRLKSLFK; encoded by the coding sequence ATGAAGATTAATAAAAATTATCTGAATTTACAAGACAGCTACCTTTTTTCAACAATTGCTAAAAAAGTAGCACAATATCAAGAAGCAAACCCCGATAAAAAGCCCATTCGCCTTGGTATAGGGGACGTTACCCTTCCGCTTGCACCCGCCGTGGTTGCAGCGATGCAGGCTGCGGTTGCGCAAATGAGCTGTAAAGCTACTTTTCGCGGTTACGGCCCCGAACAGGGATACGATTTTCTGCGTGAAGCCATTGCAGGTTATTATGCATCGCATGGCGTTGCGGTAGATGCGGGCGATGTATTTGTCAGCGACGGCGCGAAGAGTGATTTGGGTAACATCCTTGGCCTTTTTGACGTAGACAATACGGTTTTGATTCCGGACCCTGTCTACCCTGTGTACGTTGATACTAACGTGATGGCGGGGCGCAAAATTTTGTATATGGATGCTAACGCCGAAAACTGCTTTTTACCCTTGCCGGAGGATAATGTAAAAGCAGATATTATTTATCTTTGTTCGCCGAACAACCCCACCGGTGCGGTTTACAACCACGAGCAGTTGGGGGCATGGGTGGATTATGCGCTCAAAAACAACGCGGTGATTCTGTTTGACGCCGCGTACGAAGCTTTTGTTCAAGATCAAACCCTGCCGCGCAGTATCTATGAGATTGACGGTGCAAAACAATGTGCCATCGAGTTTTGCTCATTCTCGAAAACGGCAGGTTTTACGGGTACACGCTGCGGATACACCATTGTACCGTCTGAACTTATTTTTGAAGATGTGCAGCTTCGCAAATTTTGGCTTCGCCGCCAAACCACCAAGTTTAATGGCGTGCCTTACATTGTTCAGTGCGGTGCGCAGGCTGTGTTTAGCGAGGCAGGTCAGCGCCAAATAAAAGCGAATATTGCGGTGTATCAAGAGAATGCAAAAATCATTGCCGATGCCCTTAAAGAAATGAATGTTTGGTTTACAGGCGGCGAAAATTCGCCGTACATCTGGCTTAAATGCCCAAGCGGAATGACTTCTTGGGAGTTTTTTGATAAACTGCTCAACGAGTGCAGCGTTGTGGGTACGCCCGGAAGCGGCTTTGGCGAAAACGGCGAGGGGTTCTTCCGTTTAACTGCATTTGGCGACAAAGCGGCTACTGAAATAGCCATGAAACGATTAAAAAGTTTATTCAAATAA
- the glmS gene encoding glutamine--fructose-6-phosphate transaminase (isomerizing), with the protein MCGIIGFAGKRDCVKVLLSGLEALEYRGYDSAGVAVLNGKILEVRKAIGRLTNLKSELKRDPVGGSIGIGHTRWATHGEPNAINSHPHTDAKNKVAVVHNGIIENYVELKTQLMEKGITFRSQTDTEVVAQLLGYYNTGDMLQTMQKVLPMLRGSFALGVVATDAPNTLYCVRSGNPLIIGKGDDANYIASDASALLTYTRDIYVPDDFEIAVITADNITFYDKNGQPTEKQTTHIDWSTSSAQKNGFDHFMLKEIFEQPRVIADTLNHYIDADTLTLRRDRMPFTRKQAVLLRQLTIVACGTAYHAGMMGKALIQQLAKVRVDTEIASEYRYSEMLNTENEVVIAVSQSGETADTVAAVRKARKNGQRVIALCNVIGSTIARETDAVLYTLAGPEIAVASTKAYSTQMLLFELIALDLANLRGELSDEDLKRHLTELLQIPAKMEQILAQKETVKAFAQSQCKCNDVFFIGRLMDYYSSLEAALKLKEISYLHSEAYAAGELKHGTIAMIDDATLVVAIATQESILEKTMSNVQEVRARGAKLLLLTNYPFEPPVGAELWNIPHTFDEFAPMLTIVYLQLFAYYMALQKGCDIDKPRNLAKSVTVE; encoded by the coding sequence ATGTGTGGAATAATCGGCTTTGCCGGAAAAAGAGACTGTGTAAAAGTGCTACTCAGCGGCTTGGAGGCTTTGGAATATCGCGGGTACGATTCAGCCGGTGTTGCTGTTCTAAACGGTAAAATACTGGAAGTACGCAAGGCAATCGGACGTCTTACCAACCTCAAATCGGAGCTGAAACGTGACCCTGTGGGTGGAAGTATTGGCATTGGCCATACACGTTGGGCAACACATGGCGAGCCGAATGCAATAAATTCACACCCGCACACCGACGCAAAAAATAAAGTAGCCGTGGTTCATAACGGTATTATCGAAAATTATGTCGAACTAAAGACACAACTGATGGAAAAGGGCATTACGTTCCGCTCACAAACCGATACAGAAGTTGTGGCACAGCTGCTGGGTTATTACAATACAGGTGATATGCTGCAAACAATGCAAAAAGTGCTGCCCATGTTGCGAGGCTCATTTGCGCTGGGCGTTGTGGCAACCGATGCACCGAACACCCTGTACTGTGTTCGCAGTGGTAATCCGCTCATTATAGGTAAGGGTGATGATGCAAACTACATTGCGAGCGATGCTTCAGCCCTGCTTACCTATACTCGAGATATTTATGTGCCTGATGATTTTGAAATTGCTGTAATCACTGCGGATAATATCACTTTTTACGATAAAAACGGTCAGCCTACCGAAAAGCAAACAACACATATCGATTGGAGTACCAGTTCTGCACAAAAGAACGGTTTTGACCACTTTATGCTCAAAGAAATTTTTGAGCAGCCGCGCGTCATTGCCGATACCTTGAACCACTATATTGATGCAGATACGCTCACACTTCGCCGCGACCGCATGCCTTTTACCAGAAAACAAGCAGTTTTACTGCGCCAGCTTACCATTGTAGCTTGTGGTACTGCTTATCACGCGGGTATGATGGGTAAAGCCCTGATACAGCAACTTGCAAAAGTTCGTGTAGATACCGAAATTGCAAGTGAATACCGCTACAGCGAAATGCTTAACACCGAAAACGAAGTGGTTATTGCGGTTAGCCAGTCGGGCGAAACTGCCGACACCGTGGCTGCTGTACGCAAAGCGCGCAAAAATGGGCAGCGCGTTATTGCACTTTGCAATGTCATTGGAAGTACCATTGCCCGCGAAACAGACGCGGTGCTTTATACTCTGGCAGGTCCCGAAATAGCGGTGGCATCCACCAAAGCGTACAGCACACAAATGCTGCTGTTCGAGCTCATTGCCCTTGACCTCGCCAATCTGCGCGGAGAACTTAGCGATGAGGATTTAAAACGGCATCTCACCGAACTTTTACAAATCCCCGCTAAAATGGAACAAATTTTGGCACAAAAAGAGACGGTGAAAGCATTTGCACAGTCTCAGTGCAAGTGCAACGATGTATTCTTTATCGGTAGATTGATGGATTATTACAGCTCTTTAGAGGCAGCCCTCAAGCTGAAAGAAATATCTTATCTCCACAGCGAAGCCTATGCGGCAGGTGAACTCAAGCATGGTACCATTGCCATGATTGATGACGCAACGCTTGTAGTTGCCATTGCAACGCAAGAATCAATTTTAGAAAAAACAATGAGCAACGTGCAAGAGGTACGTGCGCGCGGTGCAAAATTACTGCTGCTTACAAACTACCCGTTTGAACCTCCTGTAGGTGCAGAGCTATGGAATATTCCCCATACATTCGATGAATTTGCGCCCATGCTCACCATTGTTTATTTGCAGCTGTTCGCCTATTATATGGCACTGCAAAAGGGCTGCGATATTGATAAACCGCGTAACCTTGCCAAGAGTGTAACTGTGGAATAG
- a CDS encoding CTP synthase, whose translation MTKYIFVTGGVVSGLGKGITAASLGRLLKARGLTIAAQKLDPYINVDPGTMSPYQHGEVFVTDDGAETDLDLGHYERFIDENLNQYSNLTTGKVYWNVLTKERGGEYLGETVQVIPHITNEIKSFIYSVGTKTNADVVITEIGGTTGDIESQPFLEAIRQVGHDVGRKNCLFIHVTLVPYITSSGEHKTKPTQHSVKELQSFGIQPDIIITRCDEPIDEEIRRKIALFCNVEPDCVIENRTLPVLYQCPIMLEENGLANIVCRELALSCAPCDLAEWQQMLNRIEHAAGTVKIALVGKYVKLHDAYLSVAESLYHAGYENGTRVEIDWVDSEFIDESNVDELLGNAQGIIVPGGFGDRGIEGMICAAAYARTRHIPYFGICLGMQIAVIEYARNVLGWQDANSSEFDQCTQHPVIDLMPDQQGNLPKGGTMRLGAYPCKIKPDTLMEKAYGKLEISERHRHRYEFNNQFRSDFTAWGLTFCGTSPDERLVEAVELSDHRFHLGVQYHPEFKSRPNRAHPLFREFIAAAQKNKINLTFTGGLLCVE comes from the coding sequence ATGACAAAATATATATTTGTAACAGGCGGTGTTGTTTCGGGGCTGGGCAAGGGGATAACAGCGGCTTCGCTGGGCAGATTGCTGAAAGCACGCGGACTTACCATTGCGGCACAAAAGCTCGACCCATACATCAACGTTGACCCCGGTACGATGAGCCCTTACCAGCATGGTGAAGTGTTTGTCACCGATGACGGAGCAGAAACCGACTTAGACCTAGGCCACTATGAAAGATTTATTGATGAAAATTTAAATCAGTATTCCAATTTGACTACCGGTAAGGTATACTGGAATGTGCTTACAAAAGAGCGTGGCGGTGAGTATCTTGGCGAGACAGTGCAGGTAATACCGCACATCACCAACGAAATAAAAAGCTTCATCTATTCCGTTGGCACAAAAACCAACGCAGACGTGGTTATCACTGAAATCGGCGGTACTACCGGAGATATTGAAAGCCAACCTTTTCTTGAAGCCATTCGGCAGGTGGGGCATGATGTGGGGCGTAAAAATTGCCTTTTTATCCATGTTACACTGGTGCCGTATATTACAAGTTCGGGCGAACATAAAACAAAACCAACCCAACACTCGGTAAAAGAGCTTCAGTCCTTCGGTATCCAGCCGGATATCATCATTACACGGTGCGATGAGCCGATTGATGAAGAAATTCGCCGTAAAATTGCATTGTTTTGCAATGTGGAACCCGATTGCGTTATCGAAAATCGTACTTTGCCGGTGCTGTACCAATGCCCAATAATGCTGGAGGAAAACGGCTTGGCAAATATTGTATGCCGCGAACTTGCGCTGAGCTGTGCGCCATGTGACCTTGCCGAGTGGCAGCAAATGCTTAACCGCATTGAACATGCGGCAGGTACGGTGAAAATTGCGTTGGTGGGCAAATATGTTAAACTTCATGATGCTTATTTGTCTGTAGCGGAATCACTTTACCATGCTGGCTATGAAAATGGCACAAGGGTTGAAATTGACTGGGTGGATTCTGAGTTTATCGACGAAAGTAATGTTGATGAACTGTTGGGCAATGCCCAGGGCATTATAGTACCCGGCGGATTTGGTGACCGTGGTATTGAGGGGATGATTTGTGCTGCAGCCTATGCCAGAACACGCCATATCCCGTATTTTGGCATCTGCCTTGGTATGCAGATTGCAGTGATTGAATATGCTAGAAACGTATTGGGTTGGCAAGATGCAAATTCCAGCGAATTTGACCAGTGTACTCAGCACCCCGTTATAGACCTGATGCCTGACCAGCAAGGGAATCTGCCCAAAGGCGGTACAATGCGTTTGGGTGCATATCCTTGCAAAATTAAACCCGATACCCTTATGGAAAAAGCGTACGGTAAGCTCGAAATATCCGAGCGTCACCGCCACCGCTATGAGTTTAACAATCAATTTCGCAGTGATTTTACCGCATGGGGGCTTACCTTTTGTGGTACTTCACCTGACGAACGCCTTGTTGAAGCGGTGGAGCTTTCAGACCATCGTTTTCACCTTGGGGTACAGTATCACCCCGAATTTAAAAGCCGCCCCAATCGTGCGCATCCTCTGTTTCGTGAGTTTATTGCGGCGGCACAAAAAAATAAAATTAATTTGACATTTACAGGAGGCTTGCTATGTGTGGAATAA
- the dapF gene encoding diaminopimelate epimerase, with protein MILKFTKMHGCANDYIYLSCFGQEVPHPEKLSIVLSDRHRSIGGDGIVLICPSAVADAKMRMFNIDGSEGKMCGNAIRCVGKFLYDKGIIQKTEINIETLSGIKLLKLHVMNKKVDLVTVDMGKAELLPERIPVVYNGNRIVNEPVIVNGEIYHITCVSMGNPHCVVFCNNPDEIQLETIGRQFEQLSIFPDRVNTEFISVIDSTTLKMRVWERGSGETLACGTGACAAVVAAVLNGYCSKDTDITVRLKGGDLTIKYTDEAVYMTGNAHIAFEGEVTV; from the coding sequence ATGATACTCAAATTTACAAAAATGCATGGCTGCGCCAATGATTATATCTATTTAAGTTGTTTTGGGCAGGAAGTTCCGCACCCCGAAAAATTAAGCATTGTACTGTCTGACCGGCACCGCAGCATAGGCGGAGACGGGATTGTGCTTATTTGCCCGTCGGCAGTGGCAGATGCGAAAATGCGTATGTTTAACATCGATGGCAGTGAGGGCAAAATGTGCGGCAATGCCATCCGTTGTGTTGGCAAATTTTTATATGACAAAGGAATTATACAAAAAACAGAAATCAATATTGAAACACTGAGCGGAATCAAACTTTTAAAGCTGCATGTGATGAACAAGAAAGTGGACTTGGTTACAGTAGATATGGGAAAAGCAGAACTACTGCCGGAACGTATACCTGTTGTGTATAACGGCAACCGTATTGTAAATGAACCGGTTATTGTTAACGGAGAAATTTATCACATAACCTGTGTATCTATGGGCAACCCGCATTGCGTTGTTTTTTGTAATAATCCCGATGAAATTCAGCTTGAAACAATCGGCAGGCAGTTTGAGCAGCTCTCCATCTTCCCTGACCGTGTCAATACTGAATTTATTTCTGTCATCGACAGTACCACATTAAAAATGCGGGTGTGGGAGCGGGGAAGCGGAGAAACGCTGGCGTGCGGAACCGGTGCATGTGCCGCAGTGGTTGCGGCAGTTTTAAACGGATATTGCAGCAAAGATACCGATATTACAGTTCGGCTAAAAGGCGGCGATTTAACTATAAAATATACCGATGAAGCTGTTTATATGACAGGTAATGCCCACATTGCTTTTGAAGGAGAGGTAACAGTATGA
- a CDS encoding carbamoyl phosphate synthase small subunit — MHNIYLILENGKVFKGGAFGAYDEVTGEIVFTTGVAGYLETLTDPSYYGQMVVQTFPLVGNYGVIPADFESDTPALKAYIVREWCQEPSNFRSEGTLDTFLKAHGIVGLCGVDTRELTKIIREHGVMGARIVHSLDHLSDEIELVKQYRIEDAVAAVSCKKITCEQPAQCINKVVLWDFGAKANIKRELLKRGCEVICVPYNTSAEEILSYQPDGIMLSNGPGDPAENSGVIHEIKHLCKANIPIFGICLGHQLLALAQGASTRKMKYGHRGANQPVKYIKTGKVYISSQNHGYAVRAESLPQHAHESFVNANDGSCEGVEYDNMPAFSVQFHPEACAGPQDTAFLFDRFIEVMNMNKGAEKQ, encoded by the coding sequence ATGCATAACATCTATTTGATTTTAGAAAACGGCAAGGTGTTTAAAGGCGGTGCTTTTGGCGCTTATGATGAGGTGACGGGTGAAATTGTATTTACTACAGGTGTCGCGGGATATCTCGAAACACTTACCGACCCCAGTTATTACGGTCAAATGGTGGTACAGACGTTTCCTCTCGTCGGCAATTACGGTGTTATCCCAGCCGATTTTGAGAGCGATACCCCCGCACTAAAGGCTTATATTGTACGAGAATGGTGCCAGGAACCCTCCAACTTCCGTAGTGAGGGTACTCTTGACACCTTTTTAAAAGCCCACGGCATTGTGGGGCTTTGCGGTGTTGATACCCGCGAGCTCACCAAGATTATTCGTGAGCATGGGGTGATGGGTGCACGCATTGTACATTCTCTCGACCATCTGTCTGATGAGATTGAGCTTGTAAAGCAGTATCGTATTGAAGATGCGGTTGCTGCCGTAAGCTGCAAGAAAATCACCTGCGAACAGCCTGCACAATGCATAAATAAGGTTGTTTTGTGGGATTTTGGCGCCAAGGCGAACATTAAGCGCGAATTGCTCAAGCGAGGTTGTGAAGTGATTTGTGTACCATACAACACGAGCGCAGAAGAAATTCTATCCTATCAACCCGATGGCATCATGCTTTCCAACGGCCCGGGCGACCCTGCCGAAAATAGCGGTGTCATTCATGAAATCAAGCATCTTTGCAAAGCGAACATTCCCATCTTCGGTATCTGTTTGGGGCACCAACTGCTGGCTCTTGCGCAGGGCGCATCCACACGCAAAATGAAATACGGGCACCGCGGTGCAAATCAACCTGTCAAATATATTAAAACTGGCAAAGTGTATATCTCCAGCCAAAACCACGGCTATGCGGTGCGCGCCGAAAGTTTACCGCAGCATGCGCACGAAAGCTTTGTGAATGCAAACGACGGAAGTTGTGAGGGCGTGGAGTATGACAATATGCCCGCGTTTTCGGTACAATTCCACCCCGAAGCATGCGCTGGCCCGCAGGATACCGCTTTTTTGTTTGACCGCTTTATTGAGGTTATGAACATGAATAAAGGAGCAGAAAAACAATGA
- a CDS encoding ANTAR domain-containing response regulator, translating into MGSVLIVSGASKGSQILAQLCCANSCEHVVMAESGAQARRLLIDNSYDLVIINTPLHDEFGQELALNLTTSSTSGIILIVKSELADTVSAKVEDYGVFVVPKPINRQLFYQSFKLVAAARKRLMGLKNENIKLQNKIEEIRLVDRAKYTLIQYLKMTEPQAHRYIEKQAMDMRLTRREIAEEILKTYES; encoded by the coding sequence ATGGGTAGCGTGTTGATTGTGTCGGGCGCAAGCAAGGGCAGCCAGATATTAGCCCAACTTTGCTGTGCCAACTCATGTGAACATGTTGTTATGGCAGAAAGCGGCGCACAGGCGCGCAGGCTGCTTATTGACAACAGCTACGACTTGGTTATCATCAACACACCTCTGCACGATGAGTTCGGGCAGGAACTTGCGCTGAACCTCACAACTTCCAGTACCTCGGGTATTATCCTTATAGTAAAAAGCGAGCTTGCCGATACCGTATCCGCCAAGGTAGAAGATTACGGTGTATTTGTAGTGCCCAAGCCGATCAACCGTCAACTTTTTTACCAGTCGTTTAAACTGGTTGCTGCGGCAAGAAAGCGGCTGATGGGGTTAAAAAACGAAAACATTAAATTACAAAATAAAATTGAGGAAATACGCCTTGTAGACAGGGCAAAATATACGCTGATTCAATACCTTAAAATGACAGAGCCTCAGGCACATCGTTACATAGAAAAACAAGCGATGGATATGCGGCTTACGCGGCGCGAAATTGCCGAGGAAATACTAAAAACATACGAAAGTTAA